Within Wyeomyia smithii strain HCP4-BCI-WySm-NY-G18 chromosome 2, ASM2978416v1, whole genome shotgun sequence, the genomic segment atcgcatgaggcagtaaagccgttggcaccgTTCCATTAATCTGCGTGTCGTAGTATTTCTTACAGGGCTCAACACGTTTCTCACATCTTCAATGTGAGTTGCAATATACACAGCCAAGCTGCAACGAATCAGTCTTATCGCAGGTTGTAGCATAACTGAAGGATTATGTACGAATATAATGAATAAGTACCCCCGAACAAGCAGCAGGAGTTAGTTAATTAGGGCCAGGACACGTGGTATTCAAAAATAAgaaacggatcggaacaattagcatcgacctaggcgacgaataAAGGACACCAATTGGAAACTTGGAACATGGGAATGTAGGTCGCTAAACATCCCTGGTGACGACAGGATCCTAGTGGATCAGTTGGAACCCCGTCACTTCGGcatcgtagcactgcaggaactttgccggaaaggagaaaATGTACGGAGGATGTGTTGTCGCAGGAGCCAGTAATACCAGAGCAGCGGCAAAACAAATGAACGAGGTACCGGCTTTTATGTGTTGGGCAGGTTgcaaagtcgtgtgatcaagtggcaggcgatcagcgaaaGGATGtgtgttgagaattaaaggccggtCCTATAATTACTCCatcatcaatgtgcactgcccgcattttgaaaaacaagccttctacgcacagctggagaacgTATACGACAACTGCTCGCAgcgggacatcaagatcgtgATCTGTGATATGAACGCTGACGAAAGTCTGCACACCGAAACGAGCAACAATGCCCAAAGATGAGTAAACTTTGCAGCATCCCCTGCAAGGACATCCATAAACCCACTTGAAAAACACCTGATCAACgaacaacaaaccgaattgaccATGTGCTCATCGAAGGACGGTTTTTCTCGGACATCACCAACATACGCACCTACCGAGGTGCGGAcattgactcggaccactacttaGTGGCAGTTTGTaggcgctcaaaactgtcgactgtcTATCAGTCACGACAAAGACAATCCGCGCGGttcaacatcaagcagctacgGAACCCGCAAACTGCCGCAGTCTACGCGCAACAGCTTAAAGCGGCACTACCCCCAATAGAGGCTTTCGGTGCAGCTTTTCTCGATGGCTGGATCATGATCCGCACGGCCATCAGAGAATCCGCGACGACGACACTAGGAACAGAGGCGCCGAGTGGCAGAATCGACTGGTATAAAGAGGAAAGCTAGGCAGCGGTGACAGAGAAAAACCGGACCTGGGTAAATTACCTGAGGGTAAGGACGAAAGAGAACTTGGTCAAGTACAGACGAGCAAGCAACAACATGTCAACGATCCTGAGACGTAAAAAGCGCGGCAGGAGGATCGTGATCATGAAAAGCTAGAAGAGCTATATACTGCTAATGATACGCGAAAATTCTACGTAAAGATTAACCAATCCCGTAAAAGCTATAAGCCGCGAGCCGACTTTTGCAGGGATGTGGAAAGTAATCTCATCACGAACGATAGCggggtggtcgacaggtggaagcagcacatggatgaacatctgaatggcgatgcaacaaacaacagctgaactGGAGgcgcactgggtcatttccaatatctgggaagaggaaaaactgccggaagagtggatggagggagacGGCTGCCCCATTTATAAGAAGAGCGACAttgggttgagtctgcgttacttattgttacgtacgGGTGaggggtggggggggggggggtttgatAGAGACAGtcacgtaactgtgatgtttgcccgaaattgaaaattcggagggggtcaggctgatcagcgttacgtaaattTAGGGGgtgggagtcatgtcgaacgttacctatcgttgcATAGGgcgggagggggtctgaaatttagatttttagtgttacgtaatttatgtacGACGCCAAagctacaccagactaaaagcggaagctaagcgtattggactgctgatcaatgcgttaaaaacaaagtacatgaaGGGAAGAGACTCCAAGGAAAGCAATGTTAGCCTCCCATCCCGGATCATCgcagacggcgatgagcttgaggtggtagattagttcgtgtacttaggatcgctggtaaccgctgacaacaacaccagcaaaGGGATCCGGAGACGCATTCAAGTGAGAAATCGTGCCTAATTTGCACTTACGACGGTGTGATCCAACCGAGTGTGCCGTAGTACGAAGCTAAAGCTGTACAAAACACTAGTTAGATCGGTACTCTATGGGCTAGAGACAACAACACTGCTCTCAGAAGACCTCAGCGCCCTTGGAGGTTACGAACGTAAGGTGCTGTGAACCATATACGGTAGAGTACAGGCTGAAGGCGGAGaatggcgtagacgcatgaCTTCTTTcctctacacgcaaaacttttccttattaccttagaagcaatagcgcaaaattgctttttaggttacaaacctattactaaaaaggcaataaaactctttcccagtcaagtaacaacacatactgtcatatatttagcacgtgttacgggagtacgactatctaataatggtcatttcaaccacatgcaagattttttctgtcaaaaactgctccctttccatctcaagtaaaaaaaaaatcacacaccgtcgcatatgttgcacatgttacaagtttcttcaatctccaattcatccggtgagcgtgtattagttcgctcgttgtatgcatacggagtagaggaagaatatgacaagagctgccaagcagcatttccccgtcatagagtatgcaaacgttgatgattccaaagtcttgaaatgcgtctttaaatgacatcacgatccgTAAACTGCGttagtgaaaaacaaaaacattcgctttcttgcaagctatccaaaacacatactcattgtttcatggaaactcatttgcacctgtttgaaaatacaaaactcgtgcccatccagaacaatattcgcaacttcggcaactctgttcagacagtataatatatattcatttcatgtaaacactgggggacgaaacgaaagtgtttctaattagacatttgaggttgacgggtgagattctcattatgtgtggatgaatggagcaaaaatgaatctgatcgttgcatcaatacaaatgcagcgagtgaagtcttgctaacacatgcactgcggtccttggctgtatgttctcctgcagaaacacatgcaagcgtgtgcccgtcataatttttgttacttttcagttattactatttgtgtataatgcgcagtcataagacacaataagtgataaaaaattgccctaaagtaataaaatgttccccgtttgcgttgggtgtatcaAAACGACCGATTGTACAATAAACACAAAACCACTACTGCTCCAAAAGTGACGTTAAAGCTCAAGCACAAGTTTGAATAGAAGGTTATGTTATACCTCGCATCTTCCGATAAGAGAATTTCGAAGCCGCAGTTCAAACCGAGTAGTTTGGCCATTAACCAGGATATGTAACAGAGTGTTTGGAAATGGAAAATACTTATTCCAttcatttaaaaacatcacTCGGATGGAGAACACGTGTTTCGATCGGACAAGGCATCATCGCATCACGACAAGACAAAGCTAATGTTTCTGGAAAGCCAGAATACACCGTATACGTTAAAAGCTTGAACCTCGATCAATCTGCCGCAATGTCGTCCAATCGAAGTTTTTTTCGGTTCATTGGGCTCCATGGTGTTCAAGGATAATTGGTGAGTTTAGAACACAAAGCAACTTTTGTAGACTTTAATTACCGTTCATATAAAATAAATCAGTTTAAAGAAAACTTCCCTGTTCTTCTTTTCTTGACCCATTTTTatattctcatttttcattGGACACCCGTTAGTAAAGGAAACTCCCTTCGCACTgttactgttgttgttgtttcaaTTATCGATATCATGACAGGCGTGTGCTCCAATGTAGCCGAGACTTGTATGATCGTAAGATTTCAGTTCGTTATGGTACTTTCGAGCTGTATTGATTGGTTTAAAGGACGCATTAGCAatggtatcttcaataacaaggAATGAGCAAAGCACTCGAAAATCTTCACATTTTTAATAATTACTATTGAAAACTTGCTGTAATTAGTTTATCAAAATGTATTTCCGGTAACTTTCTATGACTTGGTAGCAAAACAATTACGATGAATTTTTATCACACTGAATAAAAACAGCAACTACTTGTTTCAATATAGGTCCTTAGAAAAACCCTAATATCCATATTTCTTTCCATCTGCGACGCTAGTGAGTAAATCATATTATGATAACAAATGTTAAAACAGTTATAAACATTTTCAAAACATAGTTATCCTATTCACTCAAGCTTAAGGAAGGTTGTTTATTTGCTTTTATACATACAATACAGAAACAATAAATAATCAAGCACAACTATCCCACGCATTTAGCACGAGCCGGGtagtcacattttttcgtaacaACACTGAACTCGAGTCCAACTGGACAATCCATTATGTAAGCTCTTCCACCAgcacattttaaaaatttactgCAGCTCCCCACAACTGGTAAGTGTATTACTTTCCGAGGATGATCCACATCAGGACACCTGCGATCAAACGCACCTGAAATACCGAAATTTTCCAACACTGGTTCATTGTTTTCTGCTACTGGGACAGCCTCCGGTGCAAGTTCCGGTTCTTTTTCTGCTGGGTTTGGCTCTATGCCGAACTTTTCTTCCCAATTTTGGTTTACTTCTACATGTGGTCTCGGTGGCAACTGCAAAATATTGAACCCATTGCTAGCTGTTTGAATTGTTTCTTTCCGCATGCGACATTGGGCATACTCGGGATAATCGCAGGTAGTTTGAGCAACCGAATATTCTAAACCTTCAGGGCAGTTCATTTCGTATCCCAATCCACTAAGGCACGTCACAAACTTGCTGCAGTCATTTGAATGAGGTAACAAAATTATTTCGTCAGGATCGTCGAAACGTGGACAGCGAGCATCCGGTTGAGCACGATGGGGAGTCTTGGCACATGTACTCTCCAACAATAAAATTGTGGTTAGAACAAAGAATGCTAGAAGTATAGACAGATATTACCACGGATGCCTGCAGCTCCTTGGTACAACTCACTTACCTTCCATGACTGAAATCAATTGAAGATATGGTCGTATTTCGTAGCTTATATATTGTCTTCTTTTGGGCTAACTCTCGATCGTTTTGGCGAAAACATCCATGACGGTGGTTAAAACGACTAAATGCCTGAAATTGATTTTCTGTGTAGCTGGATGAAAAGGGCTATCGAAAAGTAAACTAACTAGCTGATATCTTATCGAAATTAGGCGAAAAGTCAAACAAACCATATGATTGCGTCCATGCGAAAAACTAATTCTATAGACACGTCAATTCTAGCGTAGGACGTGATTTGCTATCTTTATATTTTAAACTATTGAACAGTCATTGCCAGTTCtgaacgatttttttattgaaaaattagacAGCAGTTTTTCAACTGTTTCAGAATCACTGAAGAGTAACCCAATATTGTTCGAATCTAATAATCGTGTGTTTCAACTACATGTTATGATGACACATGTACAGATTTTTCATAAGTTATAATAATGAGCTTTAGAAAACGAACGTATATGAAGCGGTTAAGCAGATCAGTCTTTGACTCCCTTCTGTGCAAGAATTAGCACAGTTCGCAAGTGTCATTCATTAACGTGTTCATATAAGCTATTCTGAAAGTTGAAAAAACGGACGAATATCACTGTATTTTAAGTGCGCATATTCCGAATCCAATTGGTTCTATAAATATGCTTGGTAGGTACATATTCAGATTGCTATCGCCAATAAAAATTGTTTCCTGCATTATGCGACAAACAAATGCTTTTAGTTGGATCCAATGATATTGGGCTCCAAGGGTCCAAACACGGATGTGAAAACGTACTGAACGACTTTCTCAGTTGCAACGAAACGTATTCGATATAATCTTATTCCAAGACACCGGTTGAcaagttttctatttttttttctttgaaaaatattacataactTGAATAATGTAATGTCGATAGTCTGCATATCTCGAATGATataatttattgaaaatagGCAGACTACGACATTACTCATCAAGGCAAGTTTTGTTCGTTTCAATGATGACATCCGTGTCGGCAGTTTAGCATAATTCACTAGCTACTCATCTGGTCTAGGTTCTATCCCTGTCATTGCCAGTGAGTCTTTCTGGATTTTTAAGCAGCCATGTTCACAAAACACGCTCTTTACTGAGGGATATGTTTGAAACACGAAACGGCGTGCTTAGCAATTGCCACACAGTGTTGGTGTAAGACTGACAGAACGAAGGGCGAAACttgaaacaccgaagccagtggcagTGTTATACGATCGCCACTTTCGTGAAAGCACCGTAGCCGAATGTTTGAACTTCGTAGAACACCTCGGTCACTGCCATATGGCTCTGCTAGGCCTAATACGAAGGAAAATGTTCAGAAATATACTcacattgtttatatttttatttacgtGAGACCAGTGTTTTCCAAAGCTAGATCCACCGGCgccggtgtttgccgaagcttaAGGCACCAGTGGCGATCATATAACACTGACACCGGTGTTTCAAGTTTCGCCCTTCGTGCCGTCTGTCTAACACTAACACTGAGTGGTGGTAGCAAGACACGTCGTATCGTGTTGCTAGgcaaaaaccgcaccagtgcagTACAGCACAGTTCAGTGGCATGGCTATTTATAAGTCTAACTTAGATGGATCTAATGTCTAATTGCGGATACATAATTGagtattattatttattgtttcTTCTTAGATAGAATAACACATGTTACAATACTTTTTCCACACAATATTATATGCAATACCTACAATCAATATCTAAGTGCGTTGAAGAAGCGCAGCAACTtcagtattttatttaaaaaaaacacgcCAGATTGCAGTgtaacacacatacaaacaacaTACGTACCCTATACTTTCCGTGTCGTTTTATGTTCAACATAAAAAACGCTCATTATTACATCAACGTGACGTTTTATGTGGGCTAGATTATCAAGTGCATTGGAATTAAAAAGGCATTTACTACAAAGAACATGAGCATAGTGAAATAGAAAGTATAGCAATGAATGCGATCAAAGCAGATTagaccttttgaaatatttgattgagtttttcGTCGATATTAGAAATTCATTAAGTTAAAATGCTTCACTAGCGATTCACTGTATTCTTACTtcctaaaatttatttatttcatacaTGTTTTAAAATTAACACTTTTTCAAATCTAAATTTTACTTATTCTAGTTGACTAGTGTAGTTCAGTGTATGACAACAGCTAATGGATATTTTCTATAAAAAAGCAACCGACACTGAAGTATGACTTAGTATATACCGTCATTAGAAAATGTTCGGTgcgattttatattattttgtcttgttttgaaattttgacagcatCTTTTTACTCTATTTTTAGAATACTTCCTTAAACCCCTTTTGCTGGTCATCGGAGTTGTTTCGATTTCGGCTGCTGAAGAACAAAACTACAATGCAGTGGTAAGAAAGGAAATCCGCTGTCCCCGAAGTGACGATCCTTTAATTCCATACCTACTACCACACGACAACGATTGCTCCAAGTTCTTAACATGTTAACGTGGATTAGCTTACGAATTGCGCTGTCCGGAAGGTCTTCACTTTGGCATTGAAGCAAATCGTTGTGATTACCCTGTGATAGCAAAATGTGCAAACATCCAACAAGCTGCATTCGAAACTTACTCAAACAATTATCCCGCACAAATAGCAGATAACGAAAATGTTAATATCGACTCAAGCGATAAGAATAAATGGCAGACGTGGCAAATACAACAAGCTCCACAGCGTGTTCAGTTCGTATCATCATGGGATcaacaagaaatcaaaaaaccCGATCTACCGGCGAAGCCCCATTTGGATCCACATAATCAGAACACGGGGGGTTATGTGGTAGAACGAAATCCTCCTAATACCGCAAACAATCATCAACACAAACCAGAAGCTTCTCAAGATAGATATTGGCATTATCGAAACGAAATCGACCAGCATGCATTACGAATTGAACAGGCAGCACCTATTGATTCCTGGATAATAGAACAGCCTGTTCAAACGTATACAGATAAACGACCTTCAGCAGTAAATCCACATGATGAAAGATATCATCTTAGACCACAAGAGCCCAACTATCCTCAATACGAACAACAATCATCAAATCCACCCTCAAGACCATCACTCTACATAACTGAAGATAGAGCGCAAAACTATCTCAACTACCAGCAACAGGCTCCTAACACACCCTTGAAGCCAACTTTTTCGTACCCCAATTACGATAATAAAGAACAATCCGGCTGGTCACATGGACCCAACTATCCCAGTTATGAACAACAAATACACAATTTACCTTCAAACCCATCCTATCAACAGCCCAACTTTCAGTTGTCACCTCAACAGATGCCATCAAACAAACCTCAACTGATTCCTCCGAACCGATCGCCTATTAAGCCGGAAACTCCTCCAAACCCAAAGCCGCAGCCTCAGCTTCCTCCCAACTCTAATCGACCAAAACCGCATGAACCGACTCAGTACAACCACCCTCAGCATCAGCCTGACATCGAAAACTACGTTGTAGTTCCAGGAATAGTAGATGCCAGATGTCCACGCAATGACAATCCCAAACATCCGGTTCATTTTCCGATGCCAGAAAATTGCCAGAAATTTTTAATGTGCGCCAGTGGACGAGCTTATCCAATGGATTGCCCTGGTGGATTGGAATTCAATGCTAAGAAAAGCCGTTGCGAATTTCCAGACCAAGCTGAATGCTCGCGGTGGTAGAAGCTGTAAAGCTGtaaaaaaatcactaatttGTGTTTCCAATAAATGGATTAATATTGCCATCAGGATTTCTAGTTCTATTTATTCTTGGTTAATTTAAGCATACCATT encodes:
- the LOC129720215 gene encoding probable chitinase 10, encoding MEAFFVLTTILLLESTCAKTPHRAQPDARCPRFDDPDEIILLPHSNDCSKFVTCLSGLGYEMNCPEGLEYSVAQTTCDYPEYAQCRMRKETIQTASNGFNILQLPPRPHVEVNQNWEEKFGIEPNPAEKEPELAPEAVPVAENNEPVLENFGISGAFDRRCPDVDHPRKVIHLPVVGSCSKFLKCAGGRAYIMDCPVGLEFSVVTKKCDYPARAKCSILPLGASVPSVVVADSLMAVRIMIQPSRKAAPKASIGALILILAIAVVSVCALPEYYPQYYYQSQQHWEYPQWNQPQVQPKPQPQQQPQLSADGYKIVPGVIDSRCPRTDDPINPIHLPIRGDCRKFMKCYGGRAYEQECPAGLEFGVEVNRCDYPALARCSGW